In Streptomyces sp. NBC_00091, the following proteins share a genomic window:
- a CDS encoding helix-turn-helix transcriptional regulator, protein MATETERFAELMRGFKERSGRSYGTLAKRLHSSNSTLHRYCSGAAVPTDYAPVERFARVCGASADELLALHQQWLLALVERRRGVTEGQASGSGAANSAAPLGGDAAPEVPAASAAVVVAGEASEVLPQAETDPAPAPASAAGSAQAPGPAAAEVSAPAPTPAPAPAPAEAPAPAPATETPAHAPAARIQPGPARAFVPGARRPRLLLAVAAAVATAAVAGTAAAVSAMGDTGRGDTRHGAAQPSSRERTAAGPALPSGGSSSPTPPAVSAPPSSPGPSSTSATSAPTSATSAPTSQATAKEGASPTAPFTVNVLPDNWDSPCDQWFALDKAPGTVPPPPAGQATEGWARALDAVPAGHLRMQLTVQGTEGKAAVLHALYVHVVSGRKAPGWNAYTMGAGCGGALVPASFAVDLDDASPRARPVPGKEGERPTASTDFPYKVSATDPQVLNIDAATLGQDVSWYLELAWSSGDRKGTTRIDDHGRPFRTVALNAGHSYWYNANNNAWLPYTE, encoded by the coding sequence ATGGCCACGGAGACGGAGCGGTTCGCGGAGCTGATGCGCGGATTCAAAGAGCGCTCGGGGCGCAGCTACGGCACGCTCGCGAAGCGTCTGCACTCCAGCAACTCGACGCTGCACCGCTATTGCAGCGGCGCGGCGGTGCCCACGGATTACGCCCCGGTGGAGCGGTTCGCCCGAGTCTGCGGTGCCTCGGCCGACGAACTGCTCGCGCTGCACCAGCAGTGGCTGCTGGCGCTGGTGGAGCGGCGGCGGGGGGTGACGGAGGGGCAGGCCTCGGGGTCGGGGGCGGCGAACTCCGCGGCGCCGCTGGGCGGTGACGCCGCGCCGGAGGTGCCGGCTGCATCGGCGGCGGTGGTGGTGGCTGGGGAGGCTTCGGAGGTCCTGCCGCAGGCGGAGACCGACCCCGCACCGGCCCCGGCGTCCGCAGCCGGGTCCGCCCAGGCGCCCGGACCTGCCGCTGCGGAGGTATCCGCCCCGGCGCCCACCCCCGCTCCCGCGCCGGCACCGGCGGAGGCCCCCGCCCCTGCACCGGCAACGGAGACACCCGCACACGCCCCCGCCGCCCGTATCCAGCCGGGCCCCGCCCGGGCCTTCGTACCGGGGGCACGGCGGCCTCGGCTGCTGCTCGCCGTTGCGGCCGCCGTGGCCACCGCCGCGGTGGCGGGGACCGCCGCCGCCGTCTCCGCCATGGGAGATACGGGTCGCGGGGACACGCGCCACGGCGCCGCCCAGCCGTCCTCGCGCGAGCGGACGGCGGCGGGCCCGGCCTTGCCGTCCGGCGGGTCGTCGTCACCCACGCCCCCAGCCGTTTCCGCACCCCCGTCCAGCCCCGGACCGTCGTCCACCTCGGCAACGTCCGCGCCCACCTCGGCAACGTCCGCGCCCACCTCGCAGGCCACCGCCAAGGAGGGGGCCTCCCCCACCGCCCCGTTCACGGTCAACGTCCTGCCCGACAACTGGGACAGCCCTTGCGACCAGTGGTTCGCCCTGGACAAGGCACCCGGCACGGTCCCCCCGCCCCCCGCCGGGCAGGCGACCGAAGGGTGGGCCCGGGCCCTGGACGCCGTCCCGGCGGGGCACCTGCGCATGCAGCTGACCGTCCAGGGCACCGAGGGCAAGGCCGCGGTCCTGCACGCGCTGTACGTCCATGTCGTGAGCGGCCGCAAGGCTCCCGGCTGGAACGCGTACACCATGGGCGCCGGTTGCGGCGGCGCACTGGTGCCGGCGTCCTTCGCCGTGGACCTGGACGACGCCTCCCCGAGGGCCAGGCCCGTACCCGGCAAGGAGGGCGAGCGGCCGACGGCCTCGACCGACTTCCCGTACAAGGTCTCCGCCACCGACCCCCAGGTGCTGAACATCGACGCCGCCACACTCGGTCAGGACGTCAGCTGGTACCTGGAGCTGGCCTGGAGCAGTGGCGACCGCAAGGGCACCACCCGCATCGACGACCACGGCCGCCCGTTCCGCACGGTCGCCCTGAACGCCGGCCACAGCTACTGGTACAACGCGAACAACAACGCCTGGCTGCCGTACACGGAATGA
- a CDS encoding DUF4232 domain-containing protein — translation MRTYRLRTTALATATAGLALALTACGGSDSAGGPTANPAATKSADKQVSTGTVTPSGEGASAAPSDGKVAGTGTATATPAKAGSGGKDKGDTTGDSYAYDHPCSARNLTVKVTSPTGTPATVRVITVTNNGSTSCGLDYFPTVGFSAKGGALGLQATAPGGLGGAPAYPVHPGATAYAAVDLNPSGGNGPVADEVNVLADKEHMPNADGVSLRLAKPGSVDNPKVGLYRTNTRDALSAF, via the coding sequence ATGCGCACCTACCGACTCCGCACCACCGCCCTGGCCACCGCCACCGCCGGCCTCGCTCTGGCCCTGACCGCCTGCGGCGGCTCGGACAGCGCCGGCGGGCCGACCGCGAACCCCGCCGCGACCAAGAGCGCGGACAAGCAGGTCTCGACCGGGACCGTGACGCCGTCCGGGGAGGGCGCCTCCGCCGCCCCGTCCGACGGCAAGGTCGCCGGAACCGGCACGGCCACCGCCACCCCGGCGAAGGCCGGTTCGGGCGGCAAGGACAAGGGGGACACCACCGGTGACTCCTACGCCTACGACCACCCCTGCTCGGCGCGGAACCTGACCGTCAAGGTCACTTCCCCGACGGGCACTCCGGCCACCGTCCGCGTCATCACCGTGACCAACAACGGTTCCACCTCCTGCGGTCTGGACTACTTCCCCACCGTCGGCTTCAGCGCCAAGGGCGGCGCGCTCGGTCTCCAGGCCACTGCCCCCGGTGGTCTGGGCGGCGCCCCGGCGTACCCGGTGCACCCCGGCGCCACCGCGTACGCGGCCGTGGACCTCAACCCGTCGGGTGGCAACGGCCCCGTGGCCGACGAGGTCAACGTCCTGGCCGACAAGGAGCACATGCCGAACGCGGACGGCGTCAGCCTCCGGCTGGCCAAGCCGGGCAGCGTCGACAACCCGAAGGTCGGCCTGTACCGCACCAACACCCGCGACGCGCTGAGCGCCTTCTGA
- a CDS encoding restriction endonuclease — protein sequence MRRRQEAARWDQVRTQRLRYAVEHLDSLHHNDFEFAVRDLMHRDGCADAQKVGGRGDNGVDVKATDPYGRRWVIRCKHRKAGRDHRSHDIDDGDLPQGPAQCAGRSQHSDRDVGTDRRGRRRGPHLPAP from the coding sequence ATGCGCCGGCGCCAGGAGGCCGCGCGATGGGACCAGGTCCGGACTCAAAGGCTGCGCTACGCCGTCGAGCACCTCGACAGCCTCCACCACAACGACTTCGAGTTCGCCGTACGGGACCTCATGCACCGCGACGGCTGCGCCGACGCCCAGAAGGTCGGCGGACGGGGCGACAACGGCGTGGACGTCAAAGCCACCGATCCCTACGGCCGCCGCTGGGTGATCCGGTGCAAGCACCGCAAGGCCGGTCGTGACCATCGCAGCCATGACATCGATGACGGAGACCTTCCACAAGGCCCTGCACAATGCGCCGGCCGGTCGCAACACTCTGATCGAGATGTTGGAACGGATCGCCGAGGACGGAGACGCGGTCCTCATCTCCCTGCTCCCTGA